In the genome of Acetomicrobium thermoterrenum DSM 13490, one region contains:
- a CDS encoding class I SAM-dependent rRNA methyltransferase, with product MALNSLYVKKGFEQSIHEGHPWIYKNAINRIRGDFTPGDLVEIKDWRGKFLGIGYANPSSYIVARILTRKQERIDERFWRKRLKSALNFRCKTGIAELDAYRMVFSEADFLPGVIIDKFGDYIVLQTLTLGMDRFKEIIVRVLTDLFPVKGIYHKNDVPVRAIEGLSQEDCLLFGEVPDEVIIEENGVKFCVNIAGGQKTGHFLDQRRNRVLLKDISKGADVLDAFCYTGGFGLNAARFGAKTVFGVDVSEDAVATARRNAGLNGFDAVCRYDVANVFDRLRELEPKGQRYDVIVLDPPAFAKNKKAVEGALRGYKEINLRAMKIIKEGGFLLTCSCSHHISWDLFEGVIFEAAKDAGKTLRVVAREGQSPDHPVLMGFDESLYLKCLLLEVS from the coding sequence ATGGCTCTTAATTCTCTATACGTTAAGAAGGGGTTTGAACAAAGCATCCATGAAGGGCACCCATGGATTTACAAAAATGCGATAAACAGGATCAGGGGCGACTTTACTCCGGGCGATTTAGTCGAGATCAAGGATTGGCGGGGGAAATTCTTAGGTATAGGGTATGCCAATCCCTCTTCGTACATTGTTGCACGAATCCTGACCAGAAAACAAGAAAGGATAGACGAAAGGTTTTGGCGCAAAAGGCTCAAATCTGCCCTGAACTTCAGGTGCAAGACCGGAATTGCCGAGCTTGATGCCTACAGGATGGTCTTTAGTGAAGCGGACTTTCTGCCCGGTGTAATTATTGACAAATTTGGCGATTATATAGTCTTGCAGACCCTGACGCTCGGGATGGATAGGTTCAAGGAAATCATCGTAAGGGTATTAACCGACCTCTTTCCCGTAAAAGGTATATACCACAAAAACGACGTGCCCGTGAGAGCGATTGAGGGATTGTCTCAAGAGGATTGCCTTCTCTTCGGTGAAGTGCCCGATGAAGTGATAATCGAAGAGAATGGCGTAAAGTTTTGCGTAAATATCGCCGGAGGCCAAAAAACGGGACATTTTTTGGATCAACGTCGAAACAGGGTCCTATTGAAGGATATATCAAAGGGGGCCGATGTGCTGGATGCCTTCTGTTATACTGGGGGTTTTGGCCTCAACGCTGCCAGGTTTGGCGCGAAAACTGTCTTTGGCGTAGACGTATCGGAGGATGCTGTAGCGACGGCAAGGCGCAATGCCGGCCTGAACGGATTTGACGCTGTTTGCCGATACGATGTGGCAAACGTTTTCGACCGCCTAAGGGAGTTAGAGCCAAAGGGTCAAAGGTACGACGTAATCGTTTTAGACCCGCCGGCCTTTGCCAAAAACAAAAAGGCTGTTGAGGGGGCTCTCAGGGGATATAAAGAGATCAACTTGCGAGCCATGAAAATAATCAAAGAAGGCGGTTTTCTTCTGACCTGCTCCTGCTCTCACCATATATCGTGGGATCTCTTTGAAGGGGTTATATTTGAGGCGGCGAAGGACGCCGGCAAAACACTTCGCGTTGTTGCCAGGGAGGGTCAATCGCCGGATCATCCGGTGCTTATGGGCTTTGACGAGTCGCTGTACCTCAAATGCCTTCTCCTCGAAGTTTCTTGA
- a CDS encoding ubiquitin family protein, giving the protein MAKVIVFSGDRLTEHIVELDRAVTLGYILNKVNISREEVGFAICRSKYISLDDLVNPEDEVRIFPPLGGG; this is encoded by the coding sequence ATGGCCAAGGTTATAGTATTTAGCGGCGATCGATTGACGGAGCATATTGTAGAGCTGGATCGGGCCGTGACGTTGGGATATATACTCAATAAAGTAAATATTTCAAGGGAAGAAGTGGGATTTGCAATCTGTCGCTCGAAGTACATCTCCCTGGATGATCTGGTGAATCCGGAAGATGAAGTGCGGATCTTTCCTCCCTTGGGAGGGGGTTAA
- a CDS encoding aldehyde ferredoxin oxidoreductase family protein — MKLAFGYNGRVLHVDLSAERIEVENVSDEFYRTYMGGSGLIGYYLLKMMKPGIDPLGPDNVLVFAPGALTGAPLGGMCRFAVGAKSPLTNAFGQSEAGGFWGPELKRAGFDGIVIRGKACKPVYLYINDGDVSICGAGDLWGKKTGEVQDAIRDRHKDPAIRVAQIGPGGENLVRYACITNELKHFNGRNGLGAVMGSKNLKAIAVRGKKQIPIADHKLMSEISKKFGSTVMENPLTRGLYESGTAASVLGNNAAGILPTKNFRYGEFDRAEAISAKAMNEKILVAREGCYACPVRCKRAVKSDRYGVEPRFGGPEYETLASFGSLCLVDDIEVIAKANQMCNEYTLDTISTGMTIAFAMECFEANILTGDDTDGIELTFGNGEALLAMIEKIAKREGFGDVLAEGSKRASEIIGKGSEKFVLTAKGQELPMHEPRGKYSLALAYAASERGADHMVAAHDTMVASKDQYGFKEIMPLGILEPESPTVFSNLKVRTFAYLSMWWSFFNAAGICDFVPVPRSSMPIKDVVDAMCAFTGWQTSAFELMKVGERALVLARMFNAREGFDVKEDTLPERLFSPLEKGPLSGNSLSEEEFQEALQIYYAMMNWDERGIPTRGKLSELGLDWIAEDDGQGYSI; from the coding sequence ATGAAATTGGCATTCGGATACAACGGAAGGGTTTTGCACGTCGACTTATCTGCGGAAAGGATCGAAGTGGAGAATGTTAGCGACGAATTCTATAGGACCTACATGGGGGGTTCTGGTTTAATAGGCTACTATTTACTTAAGATGATGAAGCCCGGCATCGATCCTCTGGGCCCGGATAACGTTCTGGTCTTTGCCCCCGGAGCTTTAACGGGCGCACCTTTAGGAGGGATGTGTCGCTTTGCCGTGGGTGCCAAGTCGCCTTTGACAAATGCCTTTGGACAGTCTGAGGCCGGAGGTTTTTGGGGGCCTGAGCTAAAGCGTGCCGGCTTTGACGGGATTGTCATAAGGGGCAAAGCCTGTAAACCGGTTTATCTTTATATAAACGACGGAGATGTGAGCATATGCGGTGCCGGAGATCTATGGGGGAAAAAGACCGGCGAAGTTCAGGATGCGATAAGAGATAGACACAAAGACCCCGCCATTAGAGTTGCCCAGATAGGGCCCGGCGGAGAAAACCTAGTAAGGTATGCCTGCATAACTAATGAATTAAAACATTTTAACGGCAGAAACGGACTTGGAGCCGTGATGGGTTCCAAAAACCTCAAAGCTATCGCTGTCCGAGGTAAAAAGCAGATTCCCATAGCGGACCATAAGCTTATGTCGGAAATATCCAAGAAATTCGGCTCTACGGTAATGGAGAATCCTCTGACCAGGGGGTTGTACGAAAGCGGAACAGCGGCTTCCGTTTTGGGAAATAATGCGGCCGGGATTTTGCCGACCAAAAATTTTCGTTACGGTGAATTCGACAGGGCCGAGGCAATTTCTGCGAAGGCTATGAATGAGAAGATATTAGTGGCCAGGGAAGGCTGCTATGCCTGTCCCGTGAGGTGTAAAAGAGCCGTTAAATCGGATCGTTATGGAGTAGAGCCACGATTCGGCGGCCCTGAGTACGAGACACTTGCTTCTTTTGGATCGCTCTGTTTAGTCGATGACATAGAAGTTATAGCTAAAGCAAATCAGATGTGCAACGAATACACCTTGGACACCATCAGCACCGGGATGACCATAGCCTTTGCCATGGAATGCTTCGAGGCAAATATTTTGACCGGAGACGATACCGACGGAATAGAGCTGACCTTTGGCAACGGCGAGGCCCTCCTGGCCATGATAGAAAAGATAGCAAAAAGAGAAGGCTTTGGCGACGTTCTCGCCGAGGGCAGCAAAAGGGCCTCCGAAATCATAGGAAAGGGTTCGGAAAAGTTTGTCTTGACGGCAAAGGGTCAGGAGTTACCGATGCATGAGCCAAGGGGGAAATATTCATTAGCCTTAGCTTACGCTGCTTCCGAAAGGGGGGCAGACCATATGGTTGCTGCCCATGATACTATGGTTGCTTCAAAGGACCAATATGGTTTCAAAGAAATAATGCCTCTGGGTATTTTGGAGCCCGAAAGTCCTACCGTCTTCTCAAACTTAAAAGTGCGGACTTTTGCCTACCTTTCCATGTGGTGGAGCTTTTTTAACGCTGCAGGTATATGTGATTTCGTGCCGGTGCCTAGAAGCTCTATGCCCATAAAAGATGTCGTAGATGCCATGTGCGCCTTCACCGGATGGCAAACGAGCGCATTTGAGCTGATGAAAGTCGGGGAGAGAGCTTTGGTGCTCGCCAGGATGTTCAATGCCCGTGAGGGTTTCGATGTCAAAGAAGATACCTTGCCGGAAAGGTTGTTTTCTCCCCTCGAAAAAGGTCCTCTTTCCGGGAATTCGCTTTCTGAGGAGGAATTTCAGGAGGCGCTGCAAATATATTACGCAATGATGAATTGGGACGAAAGGGGCATTCCTACCAGAGGAAAATTGTCGGAATTGGGGCTCGACTGGATAGCGGAAGACGATGGCCAAGGTTATAGTATTTAG
- the lysA gene encoding diaminopimelate decarboxylase: MRTSLYFDGCNLRDLASKYGTPLYVVSKSIIKDRCREIRGGFLDHYANSRAYYAGKAFLTIAMCSLIKKEGLGLDVVSGGELHLALKANFPTANIVFHGNNKLRQEIETAIDRGVGRIVVDWEGELDLINEIAPSKGRRASVLLRVTPEVEALTHKYIQTGHRGSKFGIPLERVPYLVEKSLSMEHIALKGLHFHLGSQIEDHRPYVQAIDVVTELMANLQSDKSFILEELDIGGGFGIAAHGDASSKPLSYFVDPVMERLRARCSAFGLPLPSVAIEPGRWIVGEAGITLYTIGAIKEIAGSTTYVSVDGGMADNPRPALYGAKYDAEVVGKEGLPKDRIVTVAGRCCESGDILIENLPVPDDIKPGDLLAVFNTGAYNYSMASNYNMLPRPAVVFVENGKDFLAVERETYDDLLAKQRSICDD; the protein is encoded by the coding sequence ATGAGGACGAGTCTTTATTTCGATGGCTGTAATTTGAGGGATTTAGCTTCAAAATATGGGACTCCTTTATATGTGGTTTCAAAAAGCATCATCAAAGATCGATGTCGAGAAATACGGGGAGGTTTTCTTGACCATTACGCAAACTCTCGTGCCTATTATGCTGGGAAGGCCTTTTTGACTATTGCTATGTGTAGTTTGATAAAAAAAGAAGGATTGGGCCTTGATGTCGTATCGGGAGGAGAGCTTCACCTGGCTTTAAAGGCCAATTTTCCTACGGCAAATATAGTGTTTCACGGTAACAACAAACTTCGCCAAGAAATCGAGACGGCTATAGACAGAGGCGTGGGCAGGATAGTCGTCGACTGGGAAGGGGAATTGGATTTAATTAATGAAATTGCACCTTCGAAGGGACGGCGTGCGTCGGTCCTTCTTAGAGTGACGCCCGAAGTGGAGGCTTTAACACATAAATATATACAAACAGGTCACAGGGGATCTAAATTCGGCATCCCTTTGGAGCGCGTGCCCTATTTGGTGGAAAAGTCGCTCTCGATGGAGCACATTGCTTTGAAGGGCCTTCATTTTCACCTGGGGTCTCAGATAGAAGATCATAGGCCCTACGTACAGGCTATAGATGTCGTTACTGAGCTTATGGCAAATTTACAGAGCGATAAAAGTTTTATCCTCGAAGAGTTGGATATTGGGGGCGGTTTTGGCATCGCTGCCCATGGAGATGCTTCTTCAAAACCGCTATCCTATTTCGTGGATCCTGTAATGGAAAGATTAAGGGCCAGATGTTCTGCCTTTGGGTTACCTCTGCCCTCCGTTGCTATAGAGCCCGGTCGATGGATAGTAGGTGAAGCGGGAATAACTTTATACACCATAGGAGCCATCAAGGAAATAGCAGGTTCTACTACCTATGTAAGCGTAGACGGCGGAATGGCGGACAATCCCAGGCCCGCTCTGTACGGGGCTAAATATGACGCCGAAGTGGTGGGCAAGGAAGGCCTACCAAAAGACAGAATCGTAACCGTGGCGGGCAGGTGTTGTGAAAGCGGTGACATTTTGATAGAAAACCTTCCTGTCCCAGACGATATTAAGCCAGGAGACCTGCTGGCGGTTTTCAACACGGGAGCATACAACTATTCTATGGCCAGCAATTATAATATGCTTCCCAGACCTGCAGTTGTTTTCGTCGAGAACGGAAAGGATTTCCTGGCTGTGGAGAGAGAAACCTACGACGATTTACTGGCCAAGCAAAGGTCGATTTGTGACGATTAA
- a CDS encoding chloride channel protein, translated as MKNGDDKRVEEIFVLLYSAAKWGILSLLAGLIVGGVASVFLHLLEGSVTFVGGLPPFWRILLLPLGLLASAFLIKTFAPEAHGHGTEKVIEAVHYKQGYIPLKIVPVKLAATITTLASGGSVGKEGPCAQIGGGLMSWLAGLLRLDVEDRKKLVVCGISAGFSAVFGTPISGAVFGVEVLYIGQMLYDVLLPSFISGIIARIVATSFGIPGLAGRIIPISLEWKVILLSVMAGIFFGFVSIMHIEMLNYTESRFKKLDMSWWKKPLFGGFLLLAMALTLGTRYLGLGMDTVYEALSGARVPLFAFFIKSLAMAITLSCGGSGGVLTPTFFVGATAGATFARLTGSDPILLSVMGFTAVLAGAANTPITASIMAMEIMGPQATPLAAIACVLSFVVSGHRSIYPTQVLARPKSKVFEISPYSSEQAFYKVKILSSKIFLSRYIRALRIKQKNK; from the coding sequence GTGAAAAATGGCGATGATAAAAGGGTCGAAGAGATATTTGTACTTCTATATTCCGCGGCCAAGTGGGGTATTCTTTCCCTGTTGGCGGGTTTAATTGTAGGAGGGGTGGCTTCTGTCTTTTTGCATCTCCTGGAAGGTTCTGTTACCTTCGTGGGCGGGCTGCCGCCTTTTTGGCGTATTTTGCTGCTGCCCCTGGGGCTTCTGGCAAGCGCCTTTTTGATAAAGACCTTTGCCCCAGAGGCTCACGGGCACGGAACGGAAAAGGTCATCGAAGCCGTCCATTACAAGCAAGGATATATTCCTTTAAAGATAGTTCCCGTTAAGCTTGCGGCCACTATAACGACTCTGGCTTCGGGGGGCTCTGTAGGCAAAGAGGGTCCCTGTGCTCAAATAGGCGGAGGCTTGATGTCCTGGCTGGCAGGTCTTCTTCGCCTGGACGTAGAGGACAGAAAAAAATTGGTAGTTTGTGGTATATCTGCCGGTTTTTCGGCGGTCTTCGGAACCCCGATCTCCGGTGCGGTATTCGGGGTGGAGGTGCTGTACATAGGACAGATGCTTTACGATGTATTGTTGCCGTCTTTCATAAGTGGTATTATAGCCAGAATCGTTGCAACCAGTTTTGGCATTCCAGGTTTAGCCGGTAGAATTATCCCGATCTCATTAGAATGGAAGGTCATATTATTATCGGTAATGGCAGGCATTTTTTTCGGATTTGTTTCAATTATGCATATCGAAATGCTTAATTACACGGAAAGCAGGTTCAAAAAGCTCGATATGTCTTGGTGGAAAAAGCCCCTTTTTGGCGGATTTTTGCTGTTGGCTATGGCTTTGACGCTGGGTACCAGATATCTCGGTCTTGGCATGGATACGGTTTACGAAGCTCTTTCAGGCGCCAGAGTTCCCCTGTTTGCTTTTTTTATAAAGTCCCTTGCCATGGCGATCACCCTTTCCTGCGGAGGTAGCGGGGGTGTGTTGACCCCCACTTTTTTCGTGGGTGCGACGGCAGGAGCAACCTTTGCGCGACTTACGGGATCCGATCCTATTTTATTGAGCGTAATGGGGTTTACGGCCGTGCTCGCTGGTGCCGCTAATACCCCTATAACCGCCAGCATTATGGCCATGGAAATAATGGGTCCCCAAGCTACGCCCCTGGCTGCCATAGCTTGTGTCCTTTCCTTCGTAGTCAGCGGGCACAGGAGCATCTACCCCACGCAAGTATTGGCAAGGCCCAAATCCAAGGTTTTCGAGATTTCACCCTACTCCAGCGAGCAAGCTTTTTATAAAGTTAAGATCCTTTCTTCTAAGATATTTCTGTCAAGATATATCAGGGCTTTAAGAATTAAGCAGAAAAACAAGTAG
- a CDS encoding methylglyoxal synthase, whose translation MYRKRIALVAHDSMKGDIIEWALYNKGTLTEHDLYSTGTTGFLLERELGVPVFKFKSGPLGGDQQLGARIADGLIDILIFFWDPLNIQPHDPDVRALLRISVVYNIPTACDRSTADYLISSPLLKETYKPIRKFNPEEYQQNRNLKFLEQIKSYEDKEEQV comes from the coding sequence GTGTACAGGAAAAGAATTGCTTTGGTCGCTCACGACAGCATGAAGGGTGACATCATCGAGTGGGCACTTTATAATAAAGGCACCCTAACGGAACACGACCTCTACTCTACGGGAACCACTGGTTTCTTGCTGGAAAGAGAACTCGGGGTTCCAGTTTTTAAATTCAAATCGGGCCCCCTGGGTGGAGACCAACAGTTGGGAGCTCGAATTGCCGATGGCTTGATCGATATATTGATCTTTTTTTGGGACCCCCTTAACATTCAACCCCACGATCCTGACGTAAGGGCACTGCTGAGGATATCGGTCGTCTACAACATACCTACTGCCTGCGACAGATCTACGGCAGATTATCTGATTTCCTCGCCACTACTTAAGGAAACCTACAAGCCGATCCGAAAGTTTAACCCAGAGGAATACCAGCAGAACAGGAACCTTAAATTCCTGGAACAGATAAAATCCTACGAGGACAAGGAGGAACAAGTGTGA
- the tsaA gene encoding tRNA (N6-threonylcarbamoyladenosine(37)-N6)-methyltransferase TrmO: MSGLWEISPIGKVLSPIKEPVKPDLFHNVRCTVEIYPEFKEGLLGLEEEIEVLVMFLFHLNIEKSPLLVHPRGDTSRPLRGVFATCSPTRPNSIGTNRCRLIALRNSYIDLIGLEAIDGTPVIDIKPFSCLDPRYDAKVEDLI, translated from the coding sequence GTGAGTGGTTTGTGGGAAATCTCTCCTATAGGAAAAGTTTTATCCCCCATAAAGGAGCCTGTCAAACCGGATTTATTTCACAACGTCAGATGCACCGTGGAAATATATCCCGAGTTCAAAGAAGGATTGTTAGGCTTAGAAGAAGAAATAGAAGTCCTCGTGATGTTTTTGTTTCACCTCAATATTGAGAAATCTCCCCTTCTGGTGCATCCGAGGGGAGATACTTCGAGGCCTTTGCGGGGAGTATTTGCAACCTGTTCTCCGACGAGGCCAAATTCGATAGGAACAAACAGGTGCCGCCTGATCGCTTTGAGGAATTCCTATATAGATCTTATCGGTTTGGAGGCGATAGACGGCACCCCCGTTATCGACATTAAACCCTTTTCATGCCTGGATCCCCGATATGATGCTAAGGTAGAAGATCTAATTTAG
- the ppdK gene encoding pyruvate, phosphate dikinase, whose product MSVVKTGVKYVYRFDEGNAGMVNLLGGKGANLAEMKSLGLPVPNGFIISTEACRAYMKEGVGLLDQLWPKIVEHMHYLEHVSGKTFGGEENPLLVSVRSGAPVSMPGMMDTILNLGLNDRTVLALTENTRDPRFAHDCYRRFIQMFANVVLGIDLDHFEKVLSEHKKQLNIKFDHQIPEENLAKIISRFKEIVKSESGEPFPQDPWAQLKMAIEAVFRSWNNKRAVTYRKIANIPDDLGTAVTVMEMVFGNLGSDCGTGVLFSRNPSTGDKELFGEFLINAQGEDVVAGIRTPQPIGALKEVSPHIYEELKIVAETLERHFKDMQDIEFTVERGKLYILQTRNGKRTAKAAVRIASEMVKEGIIDARTAVTRVTPKEIEQLLHRQVDPSADLSSIAEGIAASPGAATGKVVFDVDEAEERGKRGEPVILVRPETTPEDIHGLSRAAGLLTSRGGQTSHAALVARSLGIPCVVGCEAVNIDLIGERFTVGEFTVKKDDVITIDGTSGKVYPGEVPLIEPSMHEEYLHHFLDMADMFARLQVWANCDTPEEARQARKLGAKGVGLCRTEHMFRESDRLSIMQQVIVAEKVEDRMDALEKLARLQKDDFVEIFQVMQGLPIIVRLLDPPLNEFLPKGKDVAKKLAQLRSEGRGESPEAQRLEILLKRIEGLQEGNPMLGFRGCRIGVLYPEIYEAQAKAIAQAACELIKRGVDVKVKIMVPLVATGQEMCMLRANIEKAVAEIAESYGENWRCKIGTMIELPRAAIVADEIAEYADFFSFGTNDLTQTTLGVSRDDAEGKFLAAYVRLGIYTEDPFRTLDRKGVGALMKMAVEKGRSAKKDLELGICGEHGGDPSSIAFCDRIGLDYVSCSAMRIPVARLSAAHSSLGLLN is encoded by the coding sequence ATGAGTGTTGTCAAGACAGGAGTGAAGTATGTATATCGCTTTGACGAGGGTAACGCCGGAATGGTGAACCTTCTGGGCGGCAAGGGGGCTAATTTGGCCGAGATGAAATCGCTCGGTTTGCCCGTCCCAAACGGGTTCATCATATCGACCGAGGCTTGCCGTGCCTATATGAAAGAAGGCGTCGGACTGCTTGATCAGCTGTGGCCTAAAATCGTAGAGCATATGCATTATCTTGAGCATGTCAGCGGAAAGACTTTTGGGGGAGAAGAAAACCCGCTTTTGGTGTCGGTTCGCTCGGGAGCTCCCGTATCCATGCCGGGCATGATGGATACCATATTAAACCTTGGGCTTAACGACCGTACGGTTCTAGCTCTTACCGAAAACACCAGGGATCCGCGTTTTGCCCACGATTGTTACCGAAGGTTTATACAGATGTTCGCTAATGTGGTATTAGGTATCGACCTTGATCATTTCGAGAAGGTTTTAAGCGAACATAAAAAACAACTTAACATCAAATTTGATCATCAGATACCTGAAGAAAATTTGGCGAAAATAATCAGTCGTTTCAAGGAGATAGTGAAATCGGAAAGCGGAGAACCCTTTCCTCAAGATCCTTGGGCCCAGTTAAAGATGGCCATCGAGGCTGTATTTAGGAGTTGGAACAACAAGAGAGCGGTAACCTACAGGAAAATTGCCAATATACCCGATGATTTGGGAACGGCTGTCACGGTAATGGAAATGGTCTTTGGAAACTTGGGGAGCGACTGTGGCACGGGCGTGTTATTTTCCCGCAACCCCTCTACGGGCGATAAGGAGCTTTTCGGCGAGTTTTTGATTAACGCTCAGGGCGAAGATGTCGTGGCAGGAATAAGAACTCCCCAACCTATAGGGGCATTAAAGGAGGTCAGTCCACATATTTACGAAGAACTTAAAATTGTCGCCGAAACCCTTGAAAGACATTTCAAAGACATGCAGGACATAGAGTTTACGGTAGAGAGGGGCAAGCTATATATACTCCAAACTCGAAACGGGAAGCGCACGGCTAAGGCGGCAGTAAGGATAGCATCGGAGATGGTCAAGGAGGGCATAATCGATGCCCGCACAGCGGTGACCAGGGTAACGCCAAAAGAGATCGAACAGCTGCTCCATCGACAAGTCGATCCTTCGGCAGATTTGTCTTCCATAGCAGAAGGCATAGCCGCATCTCCCGGCGCCGCTACAGGAAAGGTGGTTTTCGATGTGGACGAGGCCGAAGAGCGCGGTAAAAGAGGAGAACCTGTAATACTTGTACGGCCTGAAACGACGCCTGAGGATATACACGGTCTTTCCAGGGCAGCCGGGTTGCTTACGAGCAGGGGAGGGCAGACGAGCCACGCCGCTTTAGTTGCCCGTTCATTGGGAATTCCCTGTGTTGTAGGATGTGAGGCGGTAAACATTGACCTTATCGGCGAGAGATTTACCGTAGGTGAGTTTACCGTTAAAAAAGATGATGTAATAACGATCGACGGAACCAGCGGAAAGGTATACCCGGGAGAGGTCCCCTTAATCGAGCCCTCCATGCACGAAGAATATCTTCACCACTTCCTGGATATGGCCGACATGTTCGCCAGGCTTCAGGTGTGGGCAAACTGCGATACCCCCGAAGAAGCGCGGCAGGCTCGGAAGCTTGGCGCAAAAGGAGTCGGACTGTGCAGGACGGAACATATGTTTAGAGAAAGCGATCGCCTTTCCATAATGCAGCAGGTTATTGTGGCGGAAAAGGTCGAAGACAGAATGGATGCATTGGAGAAGCTCGCCAGATTGCAGAAGGACGATTTCGTGGAAATTTTTCAAGTGATGCAAGGCCTTCCCATTATTGTGAGATTGTTGGATCCCCCTCTAAACGAGTTTTTGCCGAAGGGGAAGGATGTAGCCAAGAAGTTAGCCCAGCTTCGGTCCGAGGGCAGGGGAGAATCTCCAGAAGCGCAGAGACTAGAGATTCTTTTGAAGAGGATTGAAGGGCTTCAAGAGGGCAACCCTATGTTGGGCTTCAGGGGTTGCCGTATCGGCGTGCTCTACCCCGAAATATACGAAGCTCAGGCGAAGGCCATTGCTCAGGCGGCCTGCGAGCTGATTAAAAGAGGCGTTGACGTCAAGGTCAAAATCATGGTTCCGCTGGTCGCGACCGGGCAGGAGATGTGCATGCTTCGGGCGAACATAGAAAAGGCAGTTGCCGAAATTGCCGAATCTTACGGAGAGAATTGGAGATGCAAAATAGGCACGATGATCGAGTTGCCAAGGGCAGCTATAGTCGCCGATGAGATAGCTGAATACGCCGACTTCTTTAGCTTCGGCACCAACGATCTCACTCAGACAACTTTAGGCGTATCCCGGGATGATGCGGAGGGTAAATTTTTGGCTGCCTACGTGCGTCTGGGGATATATACGGAAGATCCCTTCCGCACTTTAGACCGCAAAGGGGTGGGAGCCTTGATGAAGATGGCAGTCGAAAAAGGCAGAAGCGCGAAAAAAGACCTAGAGCTTGGTATATGCGGAGAACACGGCGGGGATCCGTCGAGCATTGCCTTTTGCGACCGCATTGGGCTTGATTACGTCAGCTGTTCGGCAATGCGTATTCCCGTAGCGAGGCTTTCGGCCGCCCATTCATCGCTGGGTCTGCTAAATTAG
- a CDS encoding ferritin-like domain-containing protein, producing MAQKTRKLVEEHADKLIELLNKAYADELVAYFYYKTAALLVKGIHAKTVADQLEEIAKEEMEHSEELAERIIQLGGEPIDDWDEITKKANYPKVDIPKDRSDYESILKAVHVAEQGAIGVYADIINFLQKTAKDPVTFHVIRHIMGEEMHHEEEVETLLGL from the coding sequence ATGGCACAGAAAACGAGGAAGCTGGTCGAAGAACATGCAGACAAACTGATAGAGCTGTTGAACAAGGCTTATGCCGATGAACTTGTAGCCTATTTTTATTACAAAACTGCCGCCCTTTTAGTTAAGGGAATTCACGCCAAAACTGTGGCTGATCAACTCGAAGAGATTGCCAAGGAAGAAATGGAACACTCGGAAGAGCTGGCAGAACGCATAATACAGCTGGGCGGAGAACCCATTGACGACTGGGACGAGATAACCAAAAAGGCCAATTACCCAAAAGTCGATATACCCAAGGACAGATCCGATTACGAGAGCATATTGAAAGCAGTCCACGTTGCCGAACAAGGCGCTATAGGGGTATATGCAGACATCATTAACTTCTTGCAGAAAACAGCCAAAGATCCCGTTACGTTCCACGTGATACGCCATATAATGGGTGAGGAAATGCATCACGAGGAAGAGGTCGAAACGTTACTGGGCTTGTAA